TTTGATTGATTTCTTGATCAATTATATTTTTCGCATTAATTACATTGTCTCATTTTTACCCGTTGAAAATTTTTAAGATTTAATTTAGTAATAATAGTAACTATGAAATTATAGAATATTAAGGTACTATCGGTTCAATTAGAGGAAAAACTGAAACGAAAATAATATGTATTACTTTTAaggatatttttatcatttaaaaatgaGGTACTcttgttaaaaaaaattcaagatactctataggaaaaaaaaaggaaacttaAAGTTATGCAAGAAattcggatatatatatatatatatataacaacgtAGAGTTACTTtagggtttttattttttatattttattacttcaaatatgttaaaATTAATCACTTCATAGGGTGGTTAACCTCACTTCGTTTATGGATATTAACACAATAATTAGAGGAATAAGCATGCCATATAAGAATTTATAGGGGTGAATGCGTTATTATCAAACTTTTCAAGGATGAATATGTAAAAGTTCTTACATTATTCCCCTCCTGAACTGTCTAATTTACCAGTTTGCCACCCCATCAAGTCACTCGGCTGCTCCAATCGCCCGCCACATCAACACCTTTCCTCTGTTAAAGTCTCTGCTTCCGCTCTCCGGATCGACCTCGTCTCCGCAATCGCATCCATGGCGGAAACGGAACCCTTCTCTGTCCTTTTCGTTTGCCTCGGTACTCTCTCCGGATTCCCTAAATCGATGTCTTATTCTGGTAGCTGCGACTTCTCACTCGGCTGATCTCTTGTCAGGGAATATCTGCCGCAGCCCCGCCGCGGAGGCCGTGTTCACGGATCTCGTGCGGAAGAGGGGAGCGGAGTCCAAGTTCAAGATCGACTCAGCCGGCACCATCGGTTTCCATGAGGTAGTTTTTCATCTGCAAAACGAGATTTTTCCTTTTGTTCTTTAAAGTGCGTATTGTATCGTGCAAGGGTAATCCTGCGGACCCACGGATGAGGGCCGCTGCGAAGAGGCGTGGGATCGATGTCACCTCGATATCGAGGCCGATAAGACCCTCGgacttctgggaatttgatctcatATTGGCCATGGACATGCGAAATAGAGGTGCGTCGTGCGTTTGTCTTCTAATTGTTATAGTACAGAAGTCCG
This Musa acuminata AAA Group cultivar baxijiao chromosome BXJ1-2, Cavendish_Baxijiao_AAA, whole genome shotgun sequence DNA region includes the following protein-coding sequences:
- the LOC135596282 gene encoding uncharacterized protein LOC135596282 encodes the protein MAETEPFSVLFVCLGNICRSPAAEAVFTDLVRKRGAESKFKIDSAGTIGFHEGNPADPRMRAAAKRRGIDVTSISRPIRPSDFWEFDLILAMDMRNREDILSAYGRWRSKEPLPEDASKKVKLMCSFCKKHNEAEVPDPYYGGLQGFEKVLDLLEDACESLFDSIMAEKSQTSVS